Proteins encoded by one window of Rhizophagus irregularis chromosome 31, complete sequence:
- a CDS encoding uncharacterized protein (SECRETED:cutsite_ITA-DV; SECRETED:prob_0.7650); SECRETED:SignalP(1-26), with protein MNNLIMNRNILLLILVILFLASTITADVYRKLHKRHKLTKIIPTPRPSYYQINNEKKHQKRYGHKRYENVVPCTPTTAMCFTLTPTPLVCTPSGGSCEMANPEACCSKGCARQTDGTFACCERTGDVFNCNIK; from the coding sequence atgaataatttgataatgaatagaaacattcttttattaattttagtcaTACTTTTCTTGGCATCGACTATTACAGCCGATGTATACCGCAAACTTCATAAACGTCATAAACTTACTAAAATTATTCCTACTCCCCGCCCTAGTTactatcaaattaataatgaaaagaagCATCAAAAAAGATATGGTCATAAACGTTACGAAAATGTTGTTCCTTGTACACCTACAACTGCAATGTGTTTTACGTTAACGCCAACACCTCTTGTCTGCACACCTTCAGGTGGTAGTTGTGAAATGGCAAATCCAGAAGCGTGCTGTTCTAAGGGGTGTGCACGACAAACTGATGGCACTTTTGCCTGCTGTGAAAGAACTGGAGATGTTTTTAactgtaatataaaataa
- a CDS encoding uncharacterized protein (SECRETED:cutsite_VDA-RK; SECRETED:prob_0.9723); SECRETED:SignalP(1-23), whose amino-acid sequence MYRQTLVLFLITLFLASTITVDARKPCTITKTSSDTITISTTCSSTPTPQQIHQGKKKHQKRQEQDCNFKRNKKIVTITPTTTVCTTSTPVCTLPGGTCDIKNPEACCSQKCSIQNDGSFACCAKIGNKFECDTKLKDILFIHN is encoded by the coding sequence atgtatagaCAAACTCTTGTATTATTCTTAATCACTCTTTTCTTAGCATCAACTATAACTGTTGATGCTCGCAAACCCTGCACTATTACTAAAACTAGCTCTGATACAATAACTATCAGTACAACCTGCTCATCCACTCCCACACCTCAACAAATTCATCAAGGAAAGAAGAAACATCAAAAAAGACAAGAACAAGATTGTAATTTTAAAcgcaacaaaaaaattgttaccATTACACCTACAACCACCGTATGCACTACTTCAACTCCTGTTTGTACACTTCCTGGTGGAACATGCGATATTAAGAATCCGGAAGCATGTTGTTCTCAGAAATGTTCTATTCAAAACGATGGCTCGTTTGCTTGCTGCGCTAAAATCggtaataaatttgaatgtGATACGAAGTTGAAAGATATcttatttatacataattaa